One segment of Methanobacterium formicicum DSM 3637 DNA contains the following:
- a CDS encoding phenylacetate--CoA ligase family protein, with protein MVKTFIYKTLKNTLGNFSDNTYQEINNIKSQEDLITFRDKSLKNLILHSYNNVPYYKNIFNEISLSNGREVDLNKFNNLTILNKENIRNNEKKLISKDYNERKWRYNYSGGSTGEPIRFIQDYRYSEYASASNYYYYKNILNIEEPYVKKIIIWGSERDVFKGNIGLKSKMFNWITNTIILNSYKMSTEDMDKYIKKINSYKPDIIRGYSGSLYELCKHIQRKKTKIYSPKVLVGSAETLNSEMRKLIEETFGTKIFDFYGSREVSNLAGECKEGLMHILPPNLIEIVDKNNKPVSTSKTGKVIITNLFNYSMPLLRYQNGDMATLGPKKCKCGSVLPTLKKVDGRITEHFILEDGTVIAGEYFIHLIGLYCSQGSISQFQFIQRDYRDVQILVVTDLLNETAKKNIIEKIKLVMGQNCNIEWNCVLEIPKTPSGKFFYTKSLVSDC; from the coding sequence ATGGTTAAAACATTCATCTACAAAACGTTGAAAAACACTTTAGGGAATTTTTCGGATAATACATACCAAGAGATTAATAATATTAAATCACAAGAGGACTTAATCACATTTAGAGACAAATCTCTTAAAAATTTAATTTTACATTCTTATAATAATGTTCCTTATTACAAAAATATTTTTAATGAAATAAGCTTATCAAACGGAAGAGAAGTTGATTTAAATAAATTTAATAATTTAACCATTCTCAACAAAGAAAATATAAGAAATAATGAAAAAAAGTTGATTTCTAAAGACTATAATGAAAGAAAATGGCGTTATAACTATTCTGGAGGTTCTACCGGAGAACCTATAAGATTTATTCAAGATTATCGTTATTCTGAATATGCATCTGCCTCAAATTACTATTATTATAAGAATATCTTGAACATTGAGGAGCCCTATGTAAAAAAGATAATTATTTGGGGATCTGAAAGAGATGTTTTTAAAGGAAATATCGGATTAAAATCTAAAATGTTTAATTGGATAACTAACACAATTATTTTGAACAGTTATAAGATGTCAACTGAAGACATGGATAAATATATTAAAAAAATAAACTCTTACAAACCGGATATTATAAGAGGTTATTCTGGTTCTTTATATGAATTATGTAAACATATTCAAAGAAAAAAAACCAAGATTTACTCACCTAAAGTGCTTGTAGGTTCGGCAGAAACCTTAAATAGTGAAATGAGAAAATTAATAGAAGAAACATTTGGAACAAAAATATTTGATTTTTATGGTTCTAGAGAAGTAAGTAATTTAGCAGGTGAATGTAAAGAAGGTTTAATGCATATACTTCCTCCTAATCTGATAGAAATTGTTGATAAAAACAACAAACCCGTTTCAACATCAAAAACAGGAAAAGTTATCATTACAAATCTTTTTAACTATTCTATGCCTCTTTTAAGATATCAAAATGGCGATATGGCAACTTTAGGGCCTAAAAAATGTAAATGTGGAAGCGTATTGCCAACACTAAAAAAAGTTGATGGTAGAATCACTGAACATTTCATCTTGGAAGATGGAACTGTAATTGCTGGAGAATATTTTATACACCTAATTGGCCTATATTGCAGTCAAGGTTCAATTAGTCAATTTCAGTTTATACAAAGAGATTATAGAGATGTGCAAATTTTAGTTGTAACCGATTTATTGAATGAAACTGCAAAAAAGAATATAATTGAAAAAATAAAATTGGTAATGGGTCAAAATTGCAATATTGAATGGAATTGTGTTTTAGAAATACCAAAAACACCTAGTGGAAAATTTTTCTATACAAAATCTTTGGTTTCAGATTGTTAA
- a CDS encoding CapA family protein gives MVSLIFCGDFAPIKRFEKMVIKKGSDVFGELVKDINKADISFINLEAPACNVNNPILKSGPVIKVNPKCLKSLSQAGFDVIGLANNHINDHGEGGLLETIKSCKKYNLKYVGVGKNIEDAQKPLIIKRKGIKIAIVAVAEHEFCIANNLTAGAAPLDPIDTTYQIKKAQKDSDLVFVTIHGGNEYFQYPRPGLRKVCQYFIDCGVDGIICHHPHVPGAYEFYKDKPIIYSLGNIIFDKINPLPGWCEGYAVLMDFNVENKKLKSLNLIPYRQSIEEGGVKILEDKEKKIFIEKIENYKSNLNDQIKYEKEWNNFCAVQEKNILIFNYLPKNLLIGIFSKIIPVKVFISKNSVSTKLNLIRCESHRELLLSILEKIYNKY, from the coding sequence ATGGTTTCATTGATATTTTGTGGTGATTTTGCCCCAATCAAACGTTTCGAAAAAATGGTTATTAAGAAAGGTTCAGACGTGTTTGGAGAACTTGTTAAAGATATTAATAAAGCTGACATATCATTCATAAACTTAGAAGCACCAGCGTGTAATGTAAATAATCCTATTTTGAAAAGTGGTCCAGTGATAAAAGTCAATCCTAAGTGTTTAAAATCATTATCACAAGCAGGATTCGACGTTATTGGTTTGGCTAATAACCATATAAATGATCATGGCGAGGGCGGTCTTCTAGAAACGATAAAATCATGCAAAAAATATAATTTGAAATATGTTGGTGTTGGCAAGAATATTGAAGATGCACAAAAACCACTTATTATCAAAAGAAAGGGTATCAAAATAGCAATAGTTGCTGTTGCAGAACACGAATTCTGTATTGCCAACAATTTAACTGCTGGTGCTGCACCATTAGATCCCATTGATACTACTTATCAAATTAAAAAAGCTCAGAAAGATTCTGATCTTGTGTTTGTTACAATACACGGCGGAAATGAATATTTCCAATATCCACGTCCGGGTTTAAGAAAAGTCTGCCAATATTTTATAGATTGTGGTGTTGATGGAATTATTTGTCATCACCCTCATGTTCCCGGGGCATACGAATTCTATAAAGATAAACCAATTATTTATAGCTTAGGAAATATTATTTTTGACAAGATTAATCCATTACCCGGTTGGTGCGAGGGTTACGCAGTTCTTATGGACTTTAATGTAGAAAACAAAAAATTAAAATCATTAAATCTTATTCCATATCGTCAGTCCATAGAAGAGGGGGGTGTTAAAATACTTGAAGATAAAGAAAAAAAAATCTTTATTGAAAAAATAGAGAATTATAAATCAAATTTAAATGATCAAATTAAATACGAAAAAGAGTGGAATAATTTTTGTGCTGTTCAAGAAAAGAATATTTTGATTTTTAATTATTTACCAAAAAATTTATTAATTGGGATTTTTTCAAAGATAATACCTGTTAAAGTTTTTATTTCAAAAAATTCAGTGAGTACAAAATTAAACTTGATTAGATGTGAATCTCACCGTGAATTGTTGCTATCTATTCTTGAAAAAATTTATAATAAATATTAA
- a CDS encoding nucleotide sugar dehydrogenase, giving the protein MYQKILEKIKNKKSTICVVGLGYVGLPTAIFFAENGFNVIGVDVNEKKLNMINKGISPLGELGLDERLLKVVQDKKLVAKSNLTGATRKSNIILLIVPTPVTSSKDPDLSYIISAGRDIVKGLDRGKLVVLESTVYPGVTEETLQPILESQGLKAGVDFGLAYCPERYNPGDDAHSLEKVARVIGGITPEWADITHKLYQFIIDEEITVLRNIKTAEAAKVIENTQRDLNIALMNELAMIFEKIGIDVMEVIEGASTKWNFNAYYPGGGVGGHCLPVDPYYLVKKAKELGYHSKVIAAGRTINDYMPKHVFGLVTDALNDNERPVKNSKVVVLGLSYKENVGDARESPSAELIHELEHNQAQITIVDPYIQETAVSGILESDVYTALEDADAMVLMTAHHEFRDIDFEKVKNLMKIPIIIDARRIYNPEKLRKMGFYYSGVGAVNNSH; this is encoded by the coding sequence ATGTATCAAAAAATATTAGAGAAGATTAAAAACAAGAAATCAACCATTTGTGTTGTGGGATTGGGCTATGTTGGCCTCCCAACAGCCATATTCTTTGCAGAAAATGGTTTTAATGTAATTGGGGTAGATGTTAATGAGAAGAAACTTAACATGATAAATAAGGGGATTTCACCTTTAGGGGAGCTGGGTTTAGATGAAAGGCTCCTTAAAGTTGTTCAAGATAAAAAATTGGTCGCTAAATCAAACCTCACAGGTGCTACTCGAAAATCTAATATTATTTTACTTATTGTACCAACACCAGTAACTTCATCCAAAGATCCTGACTTATCTTACATAATATCTGCTGGTAGAGATATTGTCAAAGGGCTGGATAGGGGCAAATTGGTTGTATTGGAATCAACTGTTTATCCGGGTGTAACTGAAGAAACTCTTCAACCTATTTTGGAATCTCAAGGACTTAAAGCGGGTGTAGATTTTGGGTTGGCATATTGTCCTGAACGTTACAATCCTGGAGATGATGCACATTCTCTTGAGAAAGTAGCTCGTGTAATTGGAGGTATAACTCCAGAATGGGCTGACATTACTCATAAACTTTATCAATTCATCATTGATGAAGAAATAACAGTTTTACGTAATATTAAAACTGCTGAAGCTGCTAAGGTTATTGAAAACACCCAGCGTGATTTGAATATTGCTTTGATGAATGAACTGGCCATGATCTTTGAAAAGATTGGTATTGATGTTATGGAAGTTATTGAAGGTGCCAGTACCAAATGGAACTTCAACGCTTACTACCCTGGTGGTGGAGTAGGTGGACATTGTCTACCCGTAGATCCTTATTACTTGGTTAAAAAGGCTAAAGAACTGGGATATCACTCTAAAGTTATAGCTGCGGGTCGCACTATCAATGATTACATGCCAAAGCATGTTTTTGGACTGGTAACTGATGCTCTTAATGATAATGAGCGACCAGTCAAAAATTCAAAAGTGGTTGTGTTAGGTTTATCCTATAAAGAGAATGTGGGTGATGCTCGTGAATCGCCATCTGCAGAGTTAATCCATGAACTCGAGCATAATCAAGCACAAATCACAATAGTGGACCCTTATATTCAAGAAACAGCAGTTTCCGGCATACTGGAAAGTGATGTATACACTGCACTAGAAGATGCTGATGCTATGGTGCTTATGACTGCTCACCATGAATTCAGGGATATCGACTTTGAAAAAGTAAAAAATCTAATGAAAATCCCCATTATCATTGATGCCCGGCGAATATATAACCCTGAGAAATTAAGAAAAATGGGATTCTATTACAGTGGAGTTGGAGCAGTAAACAACTCCCATTAA
- a CDS encoding SDR family oxidoreductase, with translation MVVTGGLGFIGSHIVEELYPDNQVFIVDNEATGKHKNIENFDLDQISLIMGDITAIDLHEIFEGADYVLHQAALPSVPRSVRDPLRSNEANVTGTLKVLIAARDCDVKKVVCASSSSVYGDTPVLPKVETMPLNPKSPYATTKATGELYCQNFKDIYGLNTVCLRYFNVFGPRQDPNSHYAAVIPKFITAIMNGESPVIFGDGEQSRDFTYVKNVVQANILACETNMQGVYNVACGRRTTLNELTGMMGDLLKVDVNPEYTDPRSGDVKHSMADIDKITSHGYSPSNDFKKDLENVIKFFATKK, from the coding sequence GTGGTAGTAACTGGTGGACTGGGATTTATAGGATCCCACATAGTGGAAGAATTATACCCGGATAATCAGGTTTTCATAGTGGATAACGAGGCCACAGGAAAACATAAAAATATTGAAAACTTCGATCTTGACCAAATAAGCTTAATAATGGGAGACATAACAGCCATTGATCTTCATGAAATCTTTGAGGGCGCAGATTATGTACTACACCAAGCAGCATTACCCAGTGTTCCTAGGAGTGTGCGGGATCCATTAAGGTCCAATGAAGCAAACGTTACAGGGACCCTGAAGGTTCTTATAGCAGCCCGTGATTGTGATGTGAAGAAGGTGGTTTGTGCATCTTCATCATCAGTGTATGGAGACACACCAGTACTGCCAAAGGTTGAAACCATGCCACTAAATCCCAAATCTCCTTATGCTACTACTAAAGCCACTGGTGAGTTGTACTGCCAAAATTTCAAAGATATTTATGGATTGAATACAGTCTGTCTGCGCTACTTCAATGTATTTGGACCAAGGCAGGATCCTAACTCCCACTACGCAGCAGTCATTCCCAAATTTATAACAGCGATTATGAATGGAGAATCCCCGGTTATATTTGGTGACGGGGAGCAGAGCCGGGATTTCACTTACGTGAAGAATGTGGTTCAGGCAAATATCCTAGCATGTGAAACAAATATGCAGGGAGTTTACAATGTAGCATGCGGCAGAAGAACCACACTTAATGAACTAACTGGTATGATGGGTGATCTATTAAAAGTGGATGTTAACCCTGAATACACTGACCCCCGATCAGGGGATGTTAAACACTCCATGGCAGATATCGATAAAATAACATCACATGGATACAGTCCCAGTAATGATTTCAAAAAGGATCTGGAGAATGTTATCAAATTTTTTGCAACAAAAAAGTGA
- a CDS encoding CPBP family intramembrane glutamic endopeptidase: MENLINRGQLKKELYTFLAITFIATYLLQFYIYHIAGYIPSPPSQVWSTTLALSMFIPATSAIICMIYFKSRALTREVKIVFTFFILYAVLFAYENYCGPVMGSVMNLPALSTIIAVVGMITVIVLNLKKKTREGLSASKLSFGCNRKYYLILPLIILGILILESVILFLTGSGLPLDDFNIYEFLITLASYFVIYFFAAWTLYFGEEFGWRVYLQDRLFPLLGGYKGVLVLGIIWGIWHYPMNAMGYNFPGQPILGNALMTLFTIIFGIILSYAVLKTGSVWIAVIMHLINNKLAAVVAVYIAYSTDALLVNTLSCVLLGIFALVLLRSKVWRKAGNLPETP, encoded by the coding sequence TTGGAGAATCTAATCAACAGGGGACAGTTAAAAAAAGAATTATACACGTTCTTAGCCATCACTTTTATAGCAACCTATCTTCTTCAGTTTTATATTTATCATATTGCTGGTTACATACCCTCTCCACCATCACAGGTGTGGAGTACCACCCTGGCATTGAGCATGTTCATACCTGCAACCAGTGCCATTATTTGCATGATCTACTTTAAATCCCGGGCACTCACCAGAGAAGTTAAAATAGTATTCACATTTTTCATCCTTTACGCAGTTCTATTTGCCTATGAAAACTACTGCGGACCAGTTATGGGGAGTGTGATGAATTTACCTGCTCTTTCAACCATCATTGCAGTTGTTGGAATGATAACCGTAATCGTGCTGAACCTGAAAAAGAAGACTCGGGAAGGTCTGTCTGCTTCAAAACTATCCTTCGGTTGCAATCGTAAATACTACCTTATTTTGCCATTGATCATTTTAGGTATACTTATCCTTGAATCGGTTATTCTCTTTTTAACTGGATCTGGTTTGCCTTTGGATGATTTTAACATTTATGAGTTTTTAATAACACTGGCATCCTACTTTGTCATTTATTTCTTTGCAGCATGGACCTTATATTTCGGGGAAGAATTTGGATGGCGGGTGTACCTTCAGGACAGGTTATTCCCACTTCTAGGTGGATATAAAGGTGTTCTGGTGCTGGGAATTATATGGGGCATCTGGCATTATCCCATGAATGCCATGGGATACAACTTCCCCGGACAACCCATTCTGGGCAATGCCCTTATGACATTATTCACCATCATCTTTGGCATTATCTTAAGCTACGCAGTGCTGAAGACAGGGAGTGTTTGGATAGCTGTCATAATGCACCTGATCAATAATAAACTGGCAGCTGTTGTTGCAGTATACATTGCCTATTCCACTGATGCCCTGCTGGTTAATACCCTGAGCTGTGTGCTTCTGGGAATATTTGCACTGGTGCTTTTAAGATCTAAAGTGTGGAGGAAAGCTGGAAACCTTCCAGAAACCCCCTGA
- a CDS encoding nuclease-related domain-containing protein, protein MHISKQKSHVKSKVSHYTKITLLGIIFILIGVSGIILFIRTLELLQVSILALLAIAGVIISEYGWSKRKIWSKGARGEKIVAQKLKKLPKKYTAIRDVKIPNMGGDIDHVVVGPTGIYVIETKNYKPTYIPDEDCWYHTSGRVSDLNPAKQVKLQVSKLNSYLEPKMRKKSGKAVIFPVISPINHNLILKNKIKSYEIIYPEKLVHHISHRRKILNSSEVKEIINILAEYGSIN, encoded by the coding sequence ATGCACATTTCCAAACAGAAATCACATGTAAAATCCAAGGTATCCCATTACACTAAAATAACCTTACTGGGAATAATTTTCATATTAATCGGGGTCTCAGGAATTATTCTCTTTATCCGGACCCTGGAATTACTCCAGGTATCCATACTGGCCTTACTGGCCATTGCAGGAGTGATCATATCTGAATATGGATGGTCTAAACGCAAGATTTGGAGTAAAGGGGCTAGGGGTGAGAAGATAGTGGCCCAAAAACTTAAAAAATTACCCAAAAAGTACACTGCTATTCGGGATGTTAAAATACCAAACATGGGTGGTGACATTGACCACGTGGTGGTGGGACCCACTGGGATCTACGTTATTGAAACCAAAAACTACAAACCCACCTACATCCCTGATGAGGACTGCTGGTACCATACATCCGGCAGAGTATCCGATTTAAACCCGGCAAAGCAGGTGAAATTACAGGTCTCAAAGTTGAATAGTTATCTTGAACCCAAAATGAGAAAAAAATCAGGTAAAGCAGTTATTTTCCCAGTAATATCTCCAATAAACCATAATTTAATCTTAAAAAATAAAATAAAGTCTTATGAAATCATTTACCCTGAGAAACTGGTTCATCACATATCCCACCGGCGGAAAATTCTCAATTCCAGTGAGGTTAAGGAGATAATTAATATCTTAGCTGAGTATGGTAGTATAAATTAG
- a CDS encoding type II toxin-antitoxin system HicB family antitoxin, translated as MKYTIILEKEEEGGYSAQCLELPGAISQGESKEEAIENIKVAIELVLETLDLETKRLSKVNEISRVELSV; from the coding sequence ATGAAATACACTATAATCCTTGAAAAAGAAGAAGAAGGAGGTTACTCCGCTCAATGCTTGGAACTTCCAGGGGCAATAAGTCAGGGAGAGTCTAAGGAAGAAGCCATTGAAAATATAAAAGTGGCTATTGAACTTGTGTTAGAAACACTTGATCTGGAAACTAAAAGGTTAAGTAAAGTCAACGAGATCTCCAGGGTGGAATTGAGTGTCTAA
- a CDS encoding type II toxin-antitoxin system HicA family toxin produces MSKKLPTVSGRQTVKALVKLGFTVRTGKGDHVVLQKDHRVFSVPLHKTLKKGTLRKILKIADVTVEDFNEML; encoded by the coding sequence GTGTCTAAGAAGCTGCCCACAGTTTCTGGTAGGCAAACCGTTAAAGCATTGGTAAAATTAGGATTTACAGTTAGAACTGGTAAAGGGGACCATGTTGTTTTGCAAAAGGATCATCGTGTATTCTCGGTTCCTTTACATAAAACTCTTAAGAAAGGAACCTTGCGGAAAATACTTAAAATAGCTGATGTAACTGTTGAAGATTTTAATGAAATGTTGTGA
- a CDS encoding NAD-dependent epimerase: MLSFHIKYEETDGITIGNLNACRDWSHVTDIIHGYQVLADRGQSCEVYNQGSMRCNSVLSYILLGLEKAGWNVNRIETLNGDADKTIDNPAQLNNDPLFGVKFDKTRVDQMILEDQLEYTIQDKGIKVTTDSRPINIEFNPDRFRPAEIPLVLCDNRKIQKIGGKIECSLSDVINDQLEYFNKKENRV, from the coding sequence ATGTTATCTTTCCATATAAAATACGAGGAAACAGACGGGATAACTATTGGAAACCTGAATGCCTGCCGGGACTGGTCCCATGTAACTGATATTATCCATGGATACCAGGTGCTGGCAGACCGGGGCCAGAGCTGTGAGGTTTACAACCAGGGATCCATGCGATGCAACTCGGTCTTAAGTTACATATTACTAGGACTGGAGAAGGCAGGATGGAACGTAAACCGGATTGAAACCCTTAATGGTGATGCAGATAAAACAATTGATAATCCTGCCCAATTGAATAACGATCCCCTTTTCGGAGTAAAATTCGATAAAACCAGGGTGGACCAGATGATCCTGGAAGACCAGCTGGAATACACCATCCAGGATAAGGGTATTAAAGTCACCACCGACTCAAGACCAATTAATATTGAATTTAATCCAGATAGGTTCAGACCAGCCGAGATTCCACTGGTACTGTGTGATAACCGTAAGATCCAGAAGATTGGTGGGAAGATCGAGTGCAGTCTCAGTGATGTTATTAATGACCAGCTGGAATATTTTAACAAAAAAGAAAACAGGGTTTGA
- a CDS encoding DUF998 domain-containing protein, whose product MNVQNENKQETGYYKIAGIILFISALQYLLAVNLAETQFPGYSIANNTLSTLGGSIPLVEPSAIIFNVSVILFGILGLATVYLILKSGGSRIFSVCLAISSAGAIGVGLFPQYTGNTHLLFALVTFLFGSLATLFSYRLNLNIPMIIVSLVMGLMSFILVLLLIILGSGDANPFIAYLGIGGNERFVAYPIIIYLAALGGYLTSRGQDNVKTKPTE is encoded by the coding sequence ATGAATGTTCAAAATGAAAACAAACAAGAAACAGGATATTATAAAATTGCAGGAATTATATTATTCATAAGCGCTTTACAGTATCTTTTAGCAGTTAACCTAGCGGAAACACAGTTTCCAGGGTATAGTATTGCAAACAACACATTAAGCACACTTGGAGGATCCATACCCCTAGTAGAACCATCAGCCATCATCTTTAACGTTAGCGTTATACTTTTCGGAATTTTAGGCCTTGCAACAGTCTATTTAATCCTCAAAAGTGGCGGTTCCCGTATTTTCTCAGTTTGTCTTGCTATTTCTTCAGCAGGTGCCATAGGCGTTGGATTATTCCCACAATACACTGGAAATACACACTTACTCTTTGCCCTGGTAACATTCCTCTTTGGAAGTCTTGCAACCCTATTCAGCTACAGACTAAACTTGAATATCCCTATGATTATAGTATCCTTAGTAATGGGTTTAATGTCTTTTATACTTGTCCTACTACTAATTATCCTGGGTTCTGGAGATGCTAATCCATTCATTGCATATCTAGGTATTGGAGGCAATGAAAGATTCGTCGCATATCCCATCATCATATATTTAGCTGCTCTTGGAGGATACCTGACAAGCAGAGGACAAGACAATGTTAAAACTAAACCCACAGAATAA
- the rfbA gene encoding glucose-1-phosphate thymidylyltransferase RfbA — protein MKGIILAGGSGTRLYPITKAVSKQLLAIYDKPMIYYPLSVLMLAGIRDILIISTPRDLPQYQDLLGDGSQLGVSFSYAVQEKPRGLAEAFIVGEEFIGDDNVALVLGDNIFHGHRFSEILERAASMEKGATIFGYYVRDPKAFGVVEFDEEGNVISLEEKPAHPKSNYAIPGLYFYDNSVVDIAKNVKPSDRGELEITSVNEEYLKRKQLKVELLGRGMAWLDTGTHDGLLEASNYIEALQKRQGFFVACLEEIAYNNGWIDAETVLELAETLKKTDYGDYLVELINGEFK, from the coding sequence ATGAAAGGAATTATCCTGGCCGGAGGTTCTGGCACCCGACTCTATCCCATAACCAAGGCAGTTTCCAAGCAGTTACTGGCAATCTACGATAAACCCATGATCTATTACCCCCTGTCAGTGCTCATGCTGGCCGGTATAAGGGATATACTGATCATATCCACACCAAGGGACCTTCCCCAATATCAGGATCTCCTGGGTGATGGCAGCCAGCTGGGAGTCAGTTTCTCCTACGCTGTTCAGGAAAAACCAAGGGGACTAGCAGAAGCATTCATAGTAGGTGAAGAATTCATCGGCGATGATAACGTGGCCCTGGTACTGGGTGATAACATTTTCCATGGTCACCGGTTCAGTGAAATACTGGAAAGGGCAGCATCCATGGAAAAAGGGGCAACCATCTTCGGCTACTACGTACGGGATCCCAAGGCTTTTGGAGTGGTTGAATTTGATGAAGAGGGTAACGTGATCTCCCTGGAAGAAAAACCCGCGCATCCCAAGTCCAACTACGCCATACCAGGACTCTACTTCTACGATAACAGCGTGGTGGACATAGCTAAAAACGTAAAACCATCCGATAGGGGAGAGCTGGAGATCACCTCAGTTAACGAGGAATACCTTAAACGGAAACAGTTAAAAGTGGAATTACTAGGAAGGGGAATGGCTTGGCTGGACACCGGAACCCATGACGGACTCCTGGAAGCCAGTAACTACATTGAAGCACTGCAAAAAAGACAGGGCTTCTTCGTAGCCTGTCTGGAAGAGATTGCCTACAACAATGGATGGATCGATGCAGAAACTGTTCTGGAACTGGCTGAAACTCTTAAGAAGACGGATTATGGAGATTATCTGGTTGAACTCATTAATGGTGAGTTTAAATGA
- a CDS encoding DUF6516 family protein — protein MPRLIQSYFSSVKTALILSTAIKHYHITREMVKDLEGYLRIQASLVDNGQMDIFIYVTSNLKITLEKYSFHWQDKDKKLVMRWDNAPHHRELENFPHHLHLEGETRPSTEPHFMDVLRELERRLK, from the coding sequence GTGCCTAGATTGATTCAGAGTTACTTTTCATCAGTTAAAACCGCACTAATACTCTCAACTGCCATTAAACATTATCATATAACTCGAGAGATGGTAAAAGATCTTGAGGGTTACCTGCGTATCCAGGCATCCCTGGTGGATAACGGTCAGATGGATATTTTTATTTATGTCACTTCCAATTTGAAAATAACTCTTGAAAAGTACAGTTTTCACTGGCAGGATAAGGATAAAAAGTTAGTCATGCGCTGGGATAATGCACCTCATCATAGGGAATTGGAAAACTTTCCCCACCATCTGCACCTGGAAGGAGAAACCCGACCTTCGACAGAACCTCATTTTATGG